From Aspergillus chevalieri M1 DNA, chromosome 4, nearly complete sequence, a single genomic window includes:
- a CDS encoding SDR family oxidoreductase (COG:S;~EggNog:ENOG410PNH6;~InterPro:IPR036291) — MEHNYNVALVFGASGISGWAMTKNLLSYPTANTFRRIIALTNRPRSLAENGLPQDRRLELYSGIDLRGSLEEVIERMKGKIPGLSEVTHMYYCASSNATSFTETILNAREINIAMTHNAVHATDRLCSDLKFVVHQTGTNYYGVAVFEHLDKFQINPPLKEDNPRVPAPYGDEVFYYAQVDLIREAAKGKQWGWCEVRPDMIVGFVPTETAMNLLEPVALYLSLYRFIHGPGATVPFPGSPKSFIYTHTDTSQDILTKAEIYLSVVKPTEANGEAFNIADTATPGPWSVKWPMLAECFGLMGTAPIVDGWGGIDQWWNEHHEDYQRMCETYGLQRRAVSESAWVFSKVSLTMLNRNRELSLDKIRSIGFTEELPVGQGHYVTLDRMVDERILPPKSRFWQIVMGNRYAIDWL; from the exons ATGGAGCACAATTACAATGTGGCGCTTGTATTCGGCGCAAGTGGTATCTCCGGATGGGCAATGACCAAGAACTTGCTCTCATATCCCACGGCCAACACTTTTCGTCGCATAATTGCTCTCACAAACCGTCCCAGATCCCTAGCGGAAAATGGACTACCCCAGGACCGAAGACTAGAGCTGTACTCTGGCATTGATTTGCGCGGAAGCCTCGAAGAAGTCATTGAGAGGATGAAGGGAAAGATCCCAGGTCTCAGCGAGGTCACTCACATGTACTACTGCG CATCTTCTAATGCCACGTCGTTTACCGAGACTATCTTGAACGCCAGAGAAATAAACATAGCAATGACTCACAACGCCGTTCATGCTACGGATCGGTTGTGCTCGGATCTCAAGTTTGTGGTCCACCAGACCGGAACAAAT TATTATGGTGTTGCAGTCTTCGAGCATCTCGACAAATTTCAAATCAATCCACCCCTGAAAGAAGACAACCCACGTGTCCCAGCTCCGTACGGTGACGAGGTATTCTACTACGCCCAGGTAGATCTAATCCGGGAAGCAGCAAAGGGCAAACAATGGGGTTGGTGTGAGGTCCGACCAGATATGATCGTCG GTTTCGTGCCCACTGAGACCGCAATGAACTTGCTCGAGCCGGTAGCATTGTATCTTTCGTTGTACCGATTCATCCACGGACCCGGGGCGACGGTCCCCTTCCCCGGATCACCCAAGAGTTTCATCTACACGCATACCGACACGTCCCAGGACATATTGACCAAAGCAGAGATATACCTCTCCGTTGTCAAACCCACCGAAGCGAACGGAGAGGCATTCAACATCGCGGATACAGCGACCCCGGGCCCATGGTCTGTAAAGTGGCCGATGCTGGCGGAGTGTTTCGGGCTCATGGGAACAGCTCCCATTGTCGATGGTTGGGGAGGAATTGATCAATGGTGGAACGAGCACCATGAAGATTACCAAAGGATGTGTGAGACATACGGACTCCAGCGACGTGCGGTTTCGGAATCTGCCTGGGTTTTTTCCAAGGTGTCGTTGACGATGCTGAATCGCAATCGGGAGCTGAGCCTTGATAAGATTCGGAGTATCGGCTTCACGGAGGAGCTTCCGGTTGGTCAAGGTCATTATGTGACACTCGACCGTATGGTGGATGAACGCATCCTGCCCCCTAAATCTCGGTTTTGGCAGATAGTCATGGGTAACCGATATGCTATCGATTGGCTTTAG
- a CDS encoding putative Rho guanyl nucleotide exchange factor (COG:T;~EggNog:ENOG410PGG5;~InterPro:IPR000219,IPR035899,IPR021895;~PFAM:PF12015,PF00621;~go_function: GO:0005085 - guanyl-nucleotide exchange factor activity [Evidence IEA]), whose translation MATVSTSLSDLPLEQLTLYQTSDPFLASIFVFYGPVATANATVSSSRIQAHVFTPAGFHSYPRITVSPAAPLYAAVNHLPREKQGDEVCRGLAVSMLKYFADLSESTKECLYDLARAGKPGGKIPKMFDEMHAADLANRMVPVENMVTNSHNNYNNNNTALSDTIRDIRGAFQERKLPWIDLDVILPAGTIQPPPRPDDNDTSQDLEDTPDHQYGRYSSIIRALGDPIFLPTSRLKRAPSQPTNVSRSRLFSRGQKEALRLTMCELVDTEERYVAKMYHLVRVVAEEFRIKAQSRSATSTSPDESALKALFPPCLNEILDINMGFLEVIRQVLEETEKDAIVDIAEDTEMSHRASSRESKDAIGAATFANALIEWFPRFSEPYADYMRAHNGFTQTLNSFMKDKNSSFSKRVYETGEQQLRSLLMEPVQRLPRYSLLIDTMMGSLPLIHPAVRPFLKARDIIKDICSLDNPSLTDHSQSFQRLKELVDGWHASIVPNGRLITAVDFDELSPPYHMDVQTPSPSTGIMLLYKNCLVLLSKAPDSRMTARGLLADLDHAASTTTDAPGTFSSTEIRVARVFDIHSVRCMQSTCGRILFLAPASGKSGVANDNAMDLLALELSGMYETRANRLIEEFAKAKIEGRFSESERENGKWTLRSPTSGTVGNIGILACVFEEDADGKMNRSGPAKIRVLFNTPKTESSRMLATSDVEVVVLVTAGEEDQYRVDIDSTVGTPSSDLVTADSFIPVLSKRLLNVLLPLHGPRNPTLTVPIVHSNFEILRYIAGNLITQVKAPRGFRPPSPSKLLSSLLGGNQPKDSSSNLKTPNSASLLGEFPRMPPPRINLTRANTLPSSVPTKEENPNRISVVETTGSKGPEDQFGLLEQTFAAYALALQSRSGNIVGRTLRGRDSVDRSSVNELYNVLLEDPGKIQAAAEVPVDTLFVAFETFVANAWREHMGPVLDPSSLKLIQSQFDTMFPRDFDESFRKFLAEMSPQNRRAFAAMVRLLAELLDASGNDGDRGALTAAFAEILTVDGDPMQHISLLDRLVDDFDNLFDEYIPGGASLEGTLICDQTKSASHNTGSINSNASSFRKRFGFSLHREGSKHEGESKVSSILRTLSKGKGSGDSESNTPKGSLSRSKSIDVDNSLSLLLRPGSRDRTAASSQEQIIRPGSGHEHTGSISSSIRGISTNAPVKVRRKRRSSLSDLRPNTASTTTTSDSSPSRPVTPGSGSNVMTPTKTRPQSSGSGRSPSPVKFGSPSRSPTRPATPSRKENIDPRSQGERSPRKKGENASTGSPEEYKKRSRALSIPSRGGLRERPALANNPDLKRGGTPQKTQKLRMQSPQKLRDRLQNEKRAQASAHLGLKDELDLISNELQGLKLRPTQQIHAVNEDLDADEHSSNAVLASRIETLESRFETLSGDLNGRTSAMERDLESSLLVSEKRAKKLDELYREASAENEALYDRFNSELSKLAKDVRSGSTEEALKTQLNSALDEIGRLKKENFRLKREVGGLRAQQAAVALLKASD comes from the coding sequence ATGGCGACCGTGTCCACCTCTCTGTCGGACCTGCCTCTTGAGCAGTTGACCCTTTACCAGACGTCCGATCCCTTTCTCGCCtccatcttcgtcttctacGGTCCTGTCGCAACCGCCAATGCTACCGTTAGCAGCTCGCGCATCCAGGCGCATGTCTTCACCCCCGCCGGTTTCCATAGCTATCCCCGAATTACCGTCTCCCCAGCTGCTCCCTTATATGCGGCCGTCAACCACCTCCCACGAGAAAAACAAGGCGATGAAGTGTGTCGCGGTCTGGCCGTCAGCATGTTAAAGTACTTTGCGGATCTGTCCGAGTCAACCAAGGAATGCCTCTACGATCTCGCCCGCGCGGGGAAGCCCGGTGGGAAGATCCCCAAGATGTTTGATGAGATGCATGCCGCGGATCTAGCAAATCGCATGGTTCCGGTGGAGAATATGGTAACGAACAGTCATAATAattataataataataatacggCTCTATCGGACACGATTCGCGACATCCGCGGTGCGTTTCAGGAACGCAAGCTCCCATGGATCGATCTCGATGTCATCCTCCCCGCCGGAACCATACAACCGCCCCCGCGACCCGACGATAACGATACCTCCCAAGATCTCGAAGACACCCCCGATCACCAATATGGTCGCTACTCTTCGATCATTCGCGCATTGGGGGATCCGATTTTCTTACCTACCTCCCGATTGAAACGTGCACCGTCCCAACCCACCAATGTCAGCCGGTCCCGCCTATTCTCGAGAGGCCAGAAGGAGGCCCTCCGGCTCACCATGTGTGAGCTGGTTGATACGGAGGAGCGATATGTCGCCAAGATGTACCACCTAGTGCGGGTCGTTGCGGAGGAATTCCGGATCAAAGCGCAGTCACGATCGGCTACCAGTACGAGCCCCGACGAGTCGGCCCTCAAAGCCCTGTTCCCGCCATGTTTGAACGAGATACTCGACATCAATATGGGCTTCTTGGAGGTCATTCGTCAGGTACTCGAAGAGACGGAGAAGGACGCCATTGTCGATATTGCGGAGGACACAGAAATGTCGCATCGAGCCTCGTCACGAGAAAGCAAGGACGCCATCGGTGCTGCAACTTTTGCAAACGCTTTGATCGAATGGTTCCCACGGTTCTCGGAACCCTATGCGGATTACATGCGCGCTCACAACGGCTTCACCCAAACCCTGAATTCGTTCATGAAAGACAAAAACTCCAGCTTCTCGAAGCGTGTGTACGAAACGGGCGAGCAACAGCTACGTTCACTCCTCATGGAACCCGTTCAGCGACTGCCCCGCTACAGTCTCCTGATCGACACAATGATGGGCAGCCTGCCTTTGATCCACCCTGCTGTTCGACCGTTTTTGAAGGCACGGGATATTATCAAGGACATCTGTTCGCTGGACAACCCGTCATTGACAGACCATTCGCAGAGCTTCCAACGACTTAAAGAACTTGTCGATGGCTGGCATGCCTCCATTGTGCCAAACGGTCGCTTGATCACCGCAGTTGACTTCGACGAACTGTCGCCACCATATCATATGGATGTGCAAACGCCAAGTCCGAGCACAGGGATCATGCTGCTATATAAGAATTGTTTAGTCCTTTTATCTAAGGCCCCCGACAGCCGGATGACCGCACGTGGACTATTGGCTGATCTTGACCACGCCGCATCGACAACAACAGACGCTCCAGGAACATTCAGCAGCACCGAGATTAGGGTCGCACGGGTGTTCGACATCCACAGCGTTCGTTGTATGCAATCAACATGTGGGCGCATTTTGTTTCTCGCGCCGGCTTCCGGCAAATCTGGAGTCGCGAATGACAATGCTATGGATCTCCTCGCATTAGAGTTGTCTGGTATGTATGAAACACGGGCCAATCGACTGATTGAAGAGTTCGCCAAAGCCAAGATTGAGGGCCGGTTCTCCGAATCTGAACGAGAAAATGGGAAGTGGACACTTCGGAGTCCTACAAGTGGAACAGTGGGTAATATTGGGATTTTAGCTTGCGTTTTTGAGGAGGATGCAGATGGGAAGATGAATCGGTCTGGTCCTGCCAAGATCCGGGTGCTCTTCAATACCCCCAAAACAGAAAGCAGTCGGATGCTGGCCACTTCGGATGTGGAGGTGGTCGTTTTGGTAACGGCCGGAGAGGAAGATCAGTATCGAGTGGACATCGACTCGACCGTCGGTACTCCTTCCTCTGATTTGGTCACAGCAGATAGCTTCATACCAGTGCTTTCAAAGCGTCTCTTGAATGTGCTACTTCCGCTACATGGTCCTCGAAATCCAACCTTGACTGTACCCATTGTACACTCGAACTTTGAGATTCTCCGTTACATCGCCGGCAACCTCATAACCCAAGTCAAAGCGCCACGCGGTTTCCGACCGCCATCACCGTCCAAACTGCTTTCGAGTCTTTTGGGTGGAAATCAGCCAAAGGACAGCTCATCAAATCTCAAGACACCTAACTCTGCCTCGTTACTGGGCGAATTTCCGAGGATGCCACCTCCAAGGATCAACCTCACCCGGGCCAACACCTTACCCTCTAGCGTCCCTACGAAAGAGGAAAATCCGAACAGAATTTCCGTGGTCGAGACAACCGGTTCCAAAGGACCAGAAGACCAATTTGGCTTGTTGGAGCAAACCTTTGCTGCCTATGCTCTGGCACTGCAGTCGCGGAGTGGGAACATCGTTGGACGAACCCTGCGCGGGAGGGACAGCGTGGATCGTTCCTCTGTCAATGAGCTGTACAATGTGCTGCTGGAAGATCCTGGAAAGATTCAGGCTGCGGCCGAAGTTCCTGTGGACACACTATTCGTTGCCTTTGAGACCTTTGTGGCTAACGCATGGCGGGAACACATGGGACCAGTTCTTGACCCATCGTCTCTAAAGCTCATTCAGAGCCAGTTTGATACCATGTTTCCGCGTGACTTTGACGAGAGTTTCCGGAAGTTCTTGGCCGAGATGAGCCCTCAGAACCGTCGTGCGTTTGCTGCGATGGTACGGTTGCTTGCGGAGTTGCTGGACGCTTCGGGTAATGACGGTGATCGCGGTGCTCTTACGGCCGCCTTTGCGGAGATCCTCACCGTCGATGGTGATCCGATGCAACATATCTCTCTCTTGgatcgcttggtggatgactTTGACAACCTCTTCGATGAGTATATCCCGGGTGGTGCGTCACTGGAAGGGACCCTTATCTGCGACCAAACCAAGTCCGCATCGCACAACACGGGCTCCATCAACTCCAATGCGTCTTCATTCCGGAAGCGGTTCGGTTTCAGCTTACACCGCGAGGGATCAAAACATGAAGGGGAGAGCAAGGTGTCATCCATATTGCGAACCTTGAGTAAGGGCAAGGGATCAGGAGACTCAGAATCCAACACCCCCAAGGGCTCTTTGTCACGCTCCAAATCGATAGACGTGGATAACAGTCTAAGCCTACTTTTACGCCCTGGCTCCCGTGATCGGACCGCAGCGTCTTCTCAGGAACAAATCATTCGTCCAGGTAGTGGGCATGAGCACACTGGGTCTATTTCTTCGTCGATTAGAGGTATATCGACAAATGCGCCTGTCAAGGTCCGCCGAAAGCGACGGAGCTCTCTTTCTGACCTACGACCTAATACTGCTTCGACAACAACGACATCTGACTCTTCACCATCAAGACCTGTAACTCCTGGGTCGGGGTCTAACGTAATGACTCCAACAAAGACCAGACCACAGAGCTCAGGGTCGGGCCGCAGTCCGTCGCCAGTTAAATTCGGCTCGCCTTCCAGATCACCCACACGTCCTGCCACACCTAGCCGCAAAGAGAACATTGATCCTCGGTCACAAGGGGAGCGTTCACCAAGGAAGAAGGGTGAGAATGCCAGTACTGGCTCACCGGAAGAGTACAAGAAGAGGTCTCGGGCGTTGAGTATACCGTCGCGTGGTGGACTACGAGAGCGTCCGGCGTTGGCTAATAATCCTGATCTGAAACGCGGTGGGACTCCACAGAAGACGCAGAAGTTGCGGATGCAAAGTCCGCAAAAACTACGGGATCGTCTTCAGAACGAGAAGAGAGCCCAGGCTTCTGCACATTTGGGGTTGAAGGATGAACTGGACCTGATTAGCAACGAGTTGCAAGGTCTGAAACTTCGACCAACGCAGCAAATCCATGCTGTGAATGAAGATCTGGACGCCGACGAACACTCTTCAAATGCTGTGCTCGCATCCCGGATAGAGACTCTGGAGTCGCGCTTCGAAACATTGTCTGGAGACCTTAACGGACGGACATCTGCCATGGAACGGGATCTAGAATCATCTCTACTCGTGAGCGAGAAACGGGCCAAGAAACTTGACGAGTTGTATCGCGAGGCCAGCGCGGAGAACGAAGCGCTCTACGACCGGTTTAATTCGGAATTGAGCAAGCTTGCGAAAGATGTACGATCGGGGAGTACAGAGGAGGCTCTCAAGACTCAGTTGAACAGCGCTCTTGATGAGATTGGGCggttgaagaaggagaatTTCCGTCTCAAGAGGGAGGTTGGTGGTTTGCGTGCTCAGCAAGCTGCCGTTGCATTGTTGAAGGCGAGCGATTGA